Proteins from a genomic interval of Xanthomonas sp. AM6:
- a CDS encoding type II toxin-antitoxin system prevent-host-death family antitoxin: MRTELVTTLKRQATELLADIERDKQPILITQHGLPSAYLVDVESYQLMQQRMAVLEGIARGEQAIAEGRVASHAQAKKRLARWLK; the protein is encoded by the coding sequence ATGCGTACTGAACTCGTCACGACCCTCAAACGCCAGGCCACCGAGCTCCTCGCGGATATCGAGCGGGACAAGCAGCCCATCCTGATCACCCAGCACGGTCTGCCCAGTGCCTATCTGGTGGATGTGGAGAGCTACCAGCTCATGCAGCAGCGCATGGCGGTACTCGAAGGCATTGCCCGGGGCGAACAGGCGATCGCCGAAGGGCGCGTGGCAAGCCATGCCCAAGCGAAGAAACGCCTGGCCAGATGGCTGAAATAG
- a CDS encoding type II toxin-antitoxin system RelE/ParE family toxin — protein MAEIVWSEPALGDLDAIADYIALESPLAASEFVKRVFAHVGQLADHPESGSRPPELGRSRYRQIVEPPCRVFYRFDGHQVFILHVMRSERILRKARLAPAAKQGK, from the coding sequence ATGGCTGAAATAGTCTGGTCGGAACCGGCACTTGGCGACCTGGATGCGATCGCCGACTACATCGCACTGGAGAGCCCGCTTGCCGCGTCCGAGTTCGTCAAGCGTGTGTTCGCGCATGTCGGGCAGTTGGCGGACCACCCGGAGAGCGGTAGCCGCCCGCCGGAATTGGGGCGCTCGCGTTATCGCCAGATCGTCGAGCCACCTTGTCGCGTCTTCTACCGCTTCGATGGGCATCAGGTGTTTATCCTGCATGTCATGCGGTCGGAGCGGATACTGCGCAAGGCGCGGCTCGCACCCGCGGCCAAACAGGGGAAGTGA
- a CDS encoding Na+:solute symporter gives MQINRGRAVTYGLVAILGIVALQAFNSFACYHHGVRDFLLALGMFLFIPLLPAIIALATANPLRAIGGCLLLAPWLGLAYYTDCVRPYTGGGASMVYVAVLFWGTPCSILGVLLTGPVTRLFGIAVAGAGATTR, from the coding sequence ATGCAGATCAATCGCGGTCGCGCAGTGACTTATGGCCTCGTCGCCATCCTCGGTATCGTGGCCTTGCAGGCATTCAACAGCTTCGCCTGCTACCACCACGGCGTGCGCGACTTCCTGCTTGCGCTGGGGATGTTCCTGTTCATTCCCCTGTTGCCGGCGATCATCGCGCTGGCGACGGCCAATCCGTTGCGGGCCATCGGTGGTTGCCTTCTGCTCGCGCCATGGCTGGGGCTGGCCTACTACACCGATTGCGTGCGCCCCTACACCGGCGGCGGGGCGTCGATGGTCTATGTCGCGGTCCTGTTCTGGGGAACGCCATGCTCGATCCTTGGCGTCCTCCTGACGGGCCCCGTCACGCGCCTGTTCGGAATCGCGGTGGCGGGCGCGGGCGCGACCACGCGCTAG